A region of Polynucleobacter sp. JS-Mosq-20-D10 DNA encodes the following proteins:
- the pepN gene encoding aminopeptidase N: protein MKTDLPQSFRRLEYRAPNYTFSQVELDIALDPARTIVKSRLEVLPGAGHELGAPLVLQGHELEFVSLRVNGVAHRQFELSPETLTIHALPNEGKQTFIIEIICVCVPEKNTSLMGLYVSNGNFFTQCEAEGFRKITYFLDRPDVMARYRVTLRAREAECPVLLSNGNLISTEKLPNGWHSAIWEDPFPKPSYLFALVAGKLECTEETITTGSGAKKLLQIWVEPHDLKKTRHAMDSLIASIHWDEKRYGLELDLERFMIVAVGDFNMGAMENKGLNIFNTKYVLAQPETATDADFANIESVVAHEYFHNWTGNRVTCRDWFQLSLKEGLTVFRDQEFSADQMGSESGRAVKRIEDVRLLRQLQFPEDAGPMAHPIRPDEYQEINNFYTVTVYEKGAEVVRMYQTLLGVEGFRKGMDLYFQRHDGQAVTCDDFLTAMADANGRDLSQFKSWYSQAGTPQVKVEEFYDADKKQYQVTLTQNPSVDTVRKDSKLFHIPLKMRLLTPADDQVETLLELTQDQQTWTFDQVTSRPVLSINRHFSAPINLDFDQSEADLLTMFSSDDDAFNRWEAAQKLAMQMILDNRLPDKALIEAYRTLLTDPDLDPAFKELALTLPADTYLYEQCASVDPQQIYNARRTFRHVIASELRIEWAALYQQMQTPGPFNPDAVSAGKRGLKNLALSMLLEADPLIWAPMAVNQYQNADNMTDRYAALAGLVIQGSKSAVACLDDFYTRFADDALVIDKWFALQSSRPPVGNAEPTLNEVKRLREHEAFKMNNPNRVRSVIHAFCMNNPASFHQVDGSGYAFWAESVLTLNPINPQVAARLARGLDRWRQFAKPYQDHMLAALKQVAACETLSPDVKEVISKALGN, encoded by the coding sequence ATGAAAACTGATCTGCCACAGAGCTTTCGTAGGCTCGAATACCGCGCTCCTAATTACACATTCTCACAGGTTGAGTTGGATATTGCCTTAGATCCGGCTAGAACAATTGTGAAGAGTCGCCTAGAGGTTCTGCCTGGTGCTGGTCATGAGCTTGGCGCACCTTTAGTACTGCAGGGTCATGAACTGGAGTTTGTGAGCTTACGCGTTAATGGTGTAGCTCATCGTCAGTTTGAACTGAGCCCAGAAACGCTAACTATTCATGCTTTACCGAATGAAGGGAAGCAGACTTTCATTATTGAGATTATCTGCGTCTGTGTGCCTGAGAAAAATACCTCGCTCATGGGCTTATATGTTTCCAATGGGAATTTCTTTACGCAGTGCGAGGCTGAGGGGTTCAGAAAGATTACATACTTCCTCGATAGGCCGGATGTGATGGCGCGTTATCGCGTGACTCTTCGTGCTCGTGAGGCGGAGTGCCCAGTACTGTTATCGAACGGCAACCTTATTAGCACTGAAAAACTACCGAATGGTTGGCATAGCGCCATCTGGGAAGATCCGTTTCCAAAACCGTCTTACTTATTTGCCTTGGTTGCTGGAAAACTGGAATGTACGGAAGAAACAATTACTACAGGCAGTGGTGCAAAAAAGTTACTACAGATTTGGGTTGAACCTCATGATTTAAAAAAGACCCGTCATGCGATGGATTCTTTGATTGCCTCAATTCATTGGGATGAGAAACGCTATGGCCTGGAGTTGGATCTCGAGCGCTTCATGATTGTGGCAGTGGGTGATTTCAATATGGGCGCGATGGAGAACAAAGGTCTAAATATTTTCAATACCAAGTATGTCCTGGCTCAACCCGAGACTGCAACCGATGCTGACTTTGCTAATATCGAAAGTGTAGTGGCCCATGAGTACTTCCACAACTGGACTGGTAATCGCGTTACTTGTCGTGATTGGTTTCAGCTTTCCCTGAAAGAAGGTTTGACTGTATTTCGCGATCAAGAATTCTCTGCTGATCAAATGGGTAGCGAGTCCGGCAGGGCGGTAAAGCGCATTGAGGATGTCCGTTTATTGCGTCAACTACAGTTTCCTGAAGATGCGGGTCCAATGGCGCATCCAATTCGTCCAGACGAATATCAAGAGATTAATAATTTCTACACCGTGACGGTATATGAGAAGGGTGCTGAAGTTGTGCGGATGTATCAAACGCTATTGGGTGTTGAGGGCTTCCGTAAAGGTATGGATCTGTACTTCCAGCGTCATGATGGCCAAGCGGTTACTTGCGATGACTTCTTGACTGCTATGGCTGATGCTAATGGCCGTGATCTTTCCCAGTTTAAGAGCTGGTATAGCCAGGCTGGCACTCCTCAGGTTAAGGTAGAGGAGTTCTATGATGCGGATAAAAAGCAATATCAAGTGACTTTGACACAAAATCCTTCAGTAGATACAGTGCGCAAAGATAGCAAGCTCTTTCATATTCCACTGAAGATGCGCTTACTAACCCCTGCGGATGATCAAGTTGAGACTTTGTTGGAGTTAACTCAAGATCAGCAAACTTGGACTTTTGATCAGGTGACAAGCCGCCCAGTACTATCAATTAATCGTCATTTCTCGGCCCCGATTAATTTAGATTTTGATCAAAGTGAGGCTGATCTGCTCACCATGTTCTCGAGTGATGATGACGCCTTTAATCGTTGGGAAGCTGCTCAGAAACTGGCAATGCAAATGATTCTGGATAATCGCTTGCCTGATAAAGCTCTGATTGAGGCTTACCGCACTTTGTTAACTGATCCGGACTTAGATCCTGCATTCAAAGAGTTGGCGCTGACTTTACCTGCTGATACTTATCTGTATGAACAGTGCGCAAGTGTTGACCCTCAACAGATTTATAACGCACGTCGCACTTTCCGCCACGTCATCGCCAGTGAGTTGCGCATCGAGTGGGCTGCTCTTTATCAGCAGATGCAAACGCCAGGACCATTTAATCCTGATGCAGTTAGTGCTGGTAAACGCGGATTAAAGAATCTTGCATTAAGTATGTTGCTCGAAGCGGATCCGCTGATCTGGGCGCCAATGGCGGTCAATCAATATCAGAATGCCGACAATATGACCGACCGATATGCTGCTTTAGCCGGCTTAGTAATTCAGGGATCAAAATCAGCAGTAGCCTGTTTGGATGATTTTTATACTCGGTTTGCTGATGATGCTTTAGTCATTGATAAATGGTTTGCATTGCAATCGAGTAGACCGCCAGTTGGAAACGCTGAACCCACCTTGAATGAAGTCAAGCGCTTGCGTGAGCACGAGGCCTTCAAAATGAATAACCCCAACCGAGTTCGCAGCGTCATTCATGCTTTTTGTATGAATAACCCCGCTAGCTTTCATCAAGTGGATGGCAGTGGTTATGCATTTTGGGCAGAATCCGTTCTGACTTTAAACCCAATTAATCCACAAGTTGCCGCTCGTTTAGCTAGGGGATTAGATCGCTGGCGTCAATTTGCCAAGCCTTACCAAGACCATATGCTGGCGGCCCTAAAGCAGGTTGCGGCTTGCGAAACCCTCTCTCCAGATGTGAAAGAGGTGATTTCTAAGGCTTTGGGTAATTAA
- the cphA gene encoding cyanophycin synthetase → MEITRIRMLRGPNLWSRHTALEAIVSCEESERSIDLIPEFEIKIRERFPQLGSMRRGGQNETLSLAHALEHAALGLQSQAGCPVTFSRTVQTIDLGVYQVVVEYTEEVVGRMAFDFAFALIQATLNDVPFDLAAALSELEALYEDVRLGPSTGSIVDAAVQRNIPYRRMTEGSMVQFGWGSKQKRIQAAETSDTSAIAEAIAQDKELTKNLLAAAGVSVPTGEVVTTADDAWRAAQNIGGPIVLKPKDGNQGKGVVANIQTEAEVRAGFVVTQAFGRETIVERYLPGADYRLLVVGNRLSAAARREPAQVVGDGKHSVAELVELENKNPLRGDGHATALTKIRFDDIALAHLASNGLSPQHIPNTGERVLLRNNANLSTGGTATDVTDDVHPDVAASAIAAAQMIGLDIAGVDILCEAIYKPLESQGGGIVEVNAAPGLRMHLKPSYGKSRPVGEDIINTMYPLGEDGRIPVVAVTGTNGKTTTVRLISHLLNETGLRVGMTTTDGVYVNHRLIDSGDCSGPKSARNVLMHPDVDAAVLETARGGMLREGLGFDRCEVAVVTNIGEGDHLGLNYITSVEDLAILKRVVVQNVAPSGAAVLNATDPIVVKMGDVCTGRVIFFAQNQHHPVIAAHRAKNKKVIYFDGAFIVCSKGSRVLFRFPVSEIPLTQNGVLGFQIENAMASIGAAWALGLDAEKIARGLHSFESSANAVPGRFNQFQHKGATVIADYGHNPDAMRALASAIEAMKPQKSHVVISGAGDRRDEDIRDLTRILGNSFDNVILYQDQCQRGRKDGEVLKLLQEGLVGTKKAKHVKEITGEFLAIDTALNDLSAGDICLILIDQVEESLAYLKKQVRP, encoded by the coding sequence TTGGAAATCACCCGTATTCGCATGTTGCGTGGCCCAAATTTATGGAGCCGTCATACCGCTTTAGAGGCGATTGTGTCTTGCGAGGAATCAGAGCGTTCAATTGATCTGATTCCCGAATTTGAAATCAAGATTCGCGAGCGCTTTCCGCAATTAGGTAGTATGCGTCGCGGTGGACAAAATGAAACTCTCTCCTTAGCACACGCGCTAGAACATGCTGCTTTAGGTCTTCAATCTCAAGCAGGTTGCCCTGTCACTTTTAGTCGTACTGTACAAACCATTGACTTAGGCGTGTATCAAGTTGTAGTGGAGTACACCGAAGAAGTTGTTGGGCGCATGGCTTTTGACTTTGCCTTTGCTTTAATTCAGGCAACACTCAATGATGTGCCATTTGATTTAGCAGCCGCCCTATCCGAGCTAGAGGCCCTCTATGAAGATGTGCGCCTAGGGCCGAGCACTGGTTCTATTGTTGATGCTGCAGTTCAGAGAAACATCCCTTATCGCCGCATGACCGAGGGCAGCATGGTGCAGTTTGGCTGGGGTAGCAAACAAAAACGTATCCAGGCTGCTGAGACCAGTGACACTAGTGCGATTGCCGAGGCGATTGCGCAAGACAAGGAGCTCACTAAAAACCTTCTAGCAGCTGCAGGAGTATCAGTTCCAACTGGTGAAGTAGTCACTACCGCAGACGATGCATGGCGTGCTGCCCAAAATATTGGCGGCCCTATTGTTCTCAAGCCCAAGGATGGCAATCAAGGCAAGGGTGTTGTTGCCAATATTCAAACGGAAGCAGAAGTGCGCGCTGGCTTTGTGGTAACCCAAGCTTTTGGTCGTGAAACCATAGTCGAACGCTATTTACCTGGCGCTGACTATCGCCTGCTGGTAGTGGGTAACCGCCTATCCGCTGCAGCGCGGCGTGAGCCTGCGCAAGTAGTAGGTGATGGTAAGCATAGTGTTGCTGAACTGGTTGAGTTGGAAAATAAAAATCCATTACGTGGCGATGGTCATGCAACTGCATTAACAAAGATTCGTTTTGATGACATTGCGCTTGCACATTTAGCTAGCAACGGTCTGAGCCCCCAACATATCCCCAATACAGGCGAACGCGTTCTCTTGCGCAATAATGCCAATCTGAGTACTGGTGGCACTGCTACCGATGTGACTGATGATGTCCATCCCGATGTTGCAGCCAGCGCTATCGCTGCTGCACAAATGATTGGGTTAGACATCGCTGGCGTCGACATTCTGTGCGAAGCAATTTACAAACCTTTAGAGAGTCAAGGTGGTGGCATCGTTGAAGTCAATGCCGCTCCAGGCTTGCGCATGCATCTCAAGCCTTCCTATGGCAAGAGCCGCCCTGTAGGCGAAGACATCATCAATACGATGTACCCGCTTGGCGAGGATGGCAGAATTCCAGTTGTAGCAGTCACAGGAACCAATGGTAAAACTACTACCGTGCGCCTGATTTCTCATTTACTGAATGAGACTGGCTTACGTGTTGGCATGACAACCACTGATGGCGTGTATGTCAACCATCGCTTAATTGATTCCGGAGACTGTAGTGGGCCTAAGAGTGCTCGTAACGTCCTCATGCATCCCGATGTGGATGCCGCTGTTTTAGAAACAGCACGTGGTGGAATGCTGCGCGAAGGCTTAGGTTTTGACCGCTGTGAAGTTGCAGTAGTTACCAATATTGGTGAAGGAGATCATCTTGGTCTCAACTACATCACCAGCGTTGAAGACTTAGCGATTCTGAAACGGGTGGTTGTTCAAAATGTGGCGCCATCTGGCGCTGCAGTCCTCAACGCCACTGACCCCATAGTTGTAAAAATGGGGGATGTTTGCACAGGTCGAGTGATTTTCTTTGCACAAAATCAACACCACCCCGTGATTGCCGCACATCGAGCCAAAAACAAAAAAGTGATTTACTTTGATGGCGCCTTTATCGTCTGCTCAAAAGGATCTCGTGTACTCTTCCGCTTCCCAGTTAGCGAAATTCCGTTAACTCAGAATGGTGTTTTAGGATTCCAAATTGAAAATGCTATGGCCTCTATTGGCGCGGCCTGGGCATTAGGTTTGGATGCTGAAAAGATTGCGCGTGGCCTCCACTCCTTTGAAAGCTCTGCCAATGCAGTGCCGGGACGCTTTAATCAATTCCAGCACAAAGGCGCTACTGTTATTGCTGACTATGGCCACAATCCAGATGCCATGCGTGCTTTAGCTAGCGCAATTGAGGCTATGAAACCTCAGAAGAGTCATGTAGTAATTAGCGGCGCTGGCGATCGTCGTGATGAAGATATTCGTGATCTGACCCGTATTCTTGGCAATAGCTTTGACAATGTCATCCTTTATCAAGATCAATGTCAGCGTGGCCGAAAAGATGGTGAAGTGCTCAAGCTTCTTCAAGAGGGTCTAGTGGGCACTAAGAAAGCCAAACACGTCAAAGAGATTACTGGTGAATTTCTGGCTATTGACACCGCCCTCAATGATTTATCTGCTGGCGATATCTGCCTGATACTCATTGACCAAGTCGAAGAATCTCTTGCCTATCTCAAAAAGCAGGTTCGGCCATAA
- a CDS encoding class 1 fructose-bisphosphatase, producing the protein MSASSTFNTNFKQYLTSARVKGADIPAGLQELLLAVAGTCSSLSHEVAQGALIGLLGSAGTGNVQGEVQQKLDVIANDLLIDGVQGCKSLAGLASEEMELPLPVQGTGDYLLLFDPLDGSSNIDVNVSIGTIFSVLKKQDPLAPLQTADFLLSGRHQVAAGYVVYGPQTTMALTLGDGVVMFTLNKVTGEFILIKHAVEIAHSTKEFAINMSNMRHWAEPVRRYVDECLAGVSGERDKDFNMRWIASMVADVHRVLSRGGIFMYPWDQREPHKPGKLRLMYEANPMSFLVEQAGGASTNGDQLIMDMIPTELHERVSVMLGSKEEIERLQHYHSQA; encoded by the coding sequence TTGAGCGCCTCAAGTACTTTTAATACCAATTTCAAGCAGTACCTGACATCCGCTAGGGTGAAGGGTGCAGATATTCCCGCAGGTCTACAAGAGCTGTTATTGGCAGTTGCAGGTACGTGCTCAAGCTTGAGTCATGAGGTTGCGCAAGGAGCCTTGATTGGCTTATTAGGCTCTGCTGGCACTGGTAATGTCCAAGGCGAGGTCCAGCAAAAACTAGATGTGATTGCCAATGACTTATTAATTGACGGCGTACAGGGATGTAAATCATTGGCTGGTCTAGCCTCTGAGGAGATGGAGTTACCGCTCCCAGTTCAGGGCACTGGCGACTACTTGCTACTGTTTGATCCATTGGATGGCTCATCTAATATCGATGTGAATGTATCTATCGGTACCATTTTCTCTGTACTCAAGAAGCAAGATCCTTTAGCGCCATTACAAACTGCTGATTTTTTACTATCTGGCCGTCACCAAGTAGCTGCAGGTTATGTTGTTTACGGCCCGCAAACAACCATGGCATTAACACTAGGCGATGGCGTAGTGATGTTTACCTTGAATAAAGTCACCGGCGAATTCATCTTAATTAAGCATGCAGTGGAGATTGCTCACTCAACCAAAGAATTTGCCATCAATATGTCTAATATGCGTCATTGGGCTGAACCTGTCCGTCGCTATGTAGATGAGTGCTTAGCAGGTGTGAGTGGCGAACGTGATAAAGATTTCAATATGCGCTGGATTGCATCCATGGTTGCTGATGTTCATCGTGTTTTATCGCGTGGTGGCATCTTTATGTATCCATGGGACCAGCGAGAACCACATAAGCCAGGCAAGCTGCGCCTGATGTATGAAGCTAATCCCATGAGCTTTTTAGTAGAGCAGGCTGGTGGCGCTTCAACCAATGGTGATCAATTAATCATGGATATGATTCCTACGGAATTGCATGAGCGCGTCTCTGTGATGTTAGGGTCCAAAGAAGAGATTGAGCGCTTGCAGCATTACCATTCGCAGGCGTAA
- a CDS encoding ABC transporter ATP-binding protein, whose product MKPEISPSAPPSPSHWASVLEAPQSPVKDLNSILAWVELDLDGEMRFEKSLLCLVPTGLFWSDGIRTEFWPISSGAHLLHGDHAGVGHLKLESEASLLRLWYFTLAVNPQVLRLQSSFRQLIRGDQPSSEPEASEYDKQVCPVCLSPKPANSDTCPTCDPEEDAPPSTWTLFKLWRFARPYKKELLLGFVLTLLSTGATLIPPYLTMPLMDHVLIPYEKGNPIDFDLASKYLFALFAAAIVAWGLGWWKTYLLALVSERIGADLRNTTFEHLLKLSLEYFGGKRTGDLIARIGAETDRICVFLSLYALDFATDVIMITMTAAILVSIDPLLALVTLAPLPFIVWMIHVVRDKLRFGFEKIDRVWSEVTNILADTIPGIRVVKAFAQEDRELKRFVDSNKHNLQINDRVNRVWGLFSPTVTLLTETGLLVVWGFGIWQVAHQKVTVGVLIAFLAYIGRFYIRLDSMSRIVSHTQKAAAGAKRIFDILDHVSSVPEPINPAPLGEVKGRISLRGVGFRYGNRAVSKGIDLDIAPGEMIGLVGHSGSGKSTLVNLICRFYDVSTGSITLDGRDIRSIRIADYRKRIGLVLQEPFLFFGTIAENIAYGKPEATREEIIEAARAAHAHEFILRLPLGYDSLVGERGQSLSGGERQRISIARALLINPSILILDEATSSVDTTTEKEIQRALDNLVKGRTTIAIAHRLSTLRKADRLVVLDKGEIVEIGSHDDLMDAQGAYYTLYQAQLRHAVELVEGGAIGESIDENERKEVDLQVIAKATGGGV is encoded by the coding sequence ATGAAGCCAGAAATTTCTCCATCCGCCCCCCCTTCACCAAGTCATTGGGCTAGTGTTTTAGAGGCTCCTCAATCCCCAGTAAAAGACCTCAACTCCATACTGGCATGGGTCGAGCTTGATCTCGATGGTGAAATGCGCTTTGAGAAAAGCCTGCTTTGCTTGGTTCCTACGGGTCTATTTTGGAGTGACGGTATTCGCACGGAATTTTGGCCGATTAGCTCTGGAGCCCATCTTTTGCATGGTGATCATGCCGGAGTAGGGCATCTCAAGCTGGAGTCTGAGGCTAGTCTGCTGCGACTGTGGTACTTCACTCTGGCTGTCAATCCGCAAGTATTGCGCCTACAGAGCAGTTTTAGGCAGTTGATCAGGGGTGATCAGCCTAGTAGCGAGCCCGAGGCTTCTGAATACGATAAGCAGGTTTGTCCAGTGTGCTTAAGCCCTAAGCCTGCCAACTCAGATACTTGCCCAACTTGCGATCCAGAGGAGGATGCCCCTCCATCGACTTGGACTTTATTTAAATTGTGGCGCTTTGCTCGTCCCTATAAAAAAGAGCTCTTACTAGGCTTTGTCCTGACCTTACTATCAACCGGCGCCACACTGATTCCGCCCTATTTGACGATGCCATTGATGGACCATGTATTGATTCCATATGAGAAAGGTAATCCGATCGATTTTGATTTAGCTAGTAAGTACCTCTTCGCTTTATTTGCTGCAGCAATTGTTGCTTGGGGTCTTGGTTGGTGGAAAACCTACTTACTTGCATTGGTGAGTGAGCGTATCGGCGCAGATCTACGTAATACAACTTTTGAGCATTTGCTCAAACTGTCTTTGGAGTACTTCGGTGGCAAAAGAACCGGCGACTTGATTGCACGTATTGGCGCTGAGACAGATCGCATCTGCGTATTCTTATCCTTATACGCTTTAGATTTTGCAACCGATGTCATCATGATTACGATGACGGCAGCAATTTTGGTATCAATTGATCCTTTGCTAGCATTGGTCACTTTGGCGCCATTGCCATTTATCGTGTGGATGATTCATGTGGTGCGAGATAAGTTGCGATTTGGTTTTGAAAAGATTGATCGCGTTTGGTCTGAAGTAACCAACATCTTGGCTGATACGATTCCAGGAATTCGGGTAGTCAAAGCCTTCGCTCAAGAAGATCGTGAACTCAAACGTTTTGTTGATTCCAACAAACACAATTTGCAAATCAATGATCGCGTCAATCGCGTATGGGGCTTGTTTTCCCCAACAGTAACGCTATTAACTGAAACGGGTCTATTAGTAGTGTGGGGTTTTGGTATTTGGCAGGTTGCGCACCAAAAGGTCACTGTTGGCGTGTTGATTGCATTCCTTGCTTATATTGGACGATTCTACATTCGACTCGATTCAATGAGTCGCATCGTTTCGCATACGCAAAAAGCAGCGGCTGGAGCAAAGCGTATTTTTGATATTTTGGATCATGTCTCGAGTGTTCCTGAGCCAATTAATCCAGCACCTTTGGGTGAAGTGAAGGGCCGAATCTCCTTACGGGGCGTGGGTTTCCGCTATGGCAACCGTGCGGTTTCTAAAGGGATTGATCTCGATATTGCTCCTGGAGAAATGATTGGCTTAGTCGGTCATAGCGGCTCCGGTAAGAGCACTCTAGTGAACTTGATTTGCCGCTTCTATGATGTAAGTACTGGTTCGATTACCTTAGATGGGCGCGATATTCGTAGCATCAGAATTGCTGACTATCGCAAGCGTATTGGTTTGGTTTTGCAAGAGCCATTTCTATTCTTTGGCACGATTGCAGAAAATATTGCGTATGGAAAGCCAGAGGCTACTCGAGAAGAAATTATTGAGGCAGCGCGCGCTGCACATGCACATGAATTTATTCTTCGCTTACCACTCGGTTATGACTCATTAGTAGGTGAGCGCGGTCAATCCCTCTCAGGCGGGGAGCGTCAACGTATTTCAATTGCACGTGCACTGTTGATTAACCCAAGCATTCTGATTTTGGATGAAGCTACCTCATCGGTAGACACCACCACTGAAAAAGAAATTCAGCGTGCTTTAGACAATCTGGTCAAAGGCCGCACTACGATTGCGATTGCCCATCGCCTCTCTACTTTAAGAAAAGCAGATCGCTTGGTCGTGCTTGATAAGGGTGAGATCGTGGAGATTGGTTCGCATGATGACTTGATGGATGCACAGGGCGCGTACTACACCTTGTACCAAGCTCAATTGCGCCATGCTGTAGAGTTGGTTGAGGGTGGTGCCATTGGCGAAAGTATTGACGAAAATGAGCGCAAAGAAGTAGACCTGCAAGTCATTGCTAAAGCAACTGGGGGCGGGGTATGA
- the cphA gene encoding cyanophycin synthetase, protein MPQLLDKTIEILSVKHLRGPNMWTYHPVIEVWLDIGELEDFPSNLIPGFYDRLVRALPSLQEHRCSYGEAGGFLKRVEEGTWPAHILEHLTLELQNLAGIPGGFGKARDGDRRGVYKVMVSAINEEVTLTALKYARDLYLALAQDTKDPVALVASILQELRELGDDLLLGPSTACIVNAAEERGIPSIRLSEGNLVQLGYGAKQRRIWTAETDQTSAIAETISRDKDLTKSLLSSAGVPTPEGRTVTSPDDAWEAAQDIGLPVVVKPIDGNHGRGVFINLYTQQEIEAAYAVAIDEGSEVLVERHILGDEHRLLVVGNKVVAAAKGETVWVTGDNQHTVLELIQIQINSDPRRGKSEECPLNPVRIDSAVELELARQKLTGSSIPSLDQKVLIQSNGNVAFDVTDLVHPDVASQVALAARVVGLEIAGVDLVAQDISKPLDEQNGAIVEVNAGPGLLMHLKPASGKPQPVGKEIANHLFPPGADFRIPVVGVCGARGKTPVAEMIAHFLRLTNLYVGLSCSKGLFFGHRSIQKSNAANWENARRTLLNRAVEAAVIENNNLSMLIEGLAYDRCQVGVVLNVDPKANFPQYAIYDEDQVFSIVRTQVDVVLPTGVAVLNADDPMVASMAELCDGEVIFFTQDSSSPIAQEHLKNGGRVVMIGNQQITLKSAKHDQKSIPVPPNSEPNASEPWKPLNLGAAIAAAWALDIPFNVIEAGAETFVSDASIPVGA, encoded by the coding sequence ATGCCCCAATTACTAGATAAAACCATTGAGATCTTGAGTGTCAAGCATCTTCGCGGCCCTAATATGTGGACTTACCATCCCGTTATTGAAGTTTGGCTCGACATTGGTGAATTAGAAGATTTTCCATCTAACCTCATTCCCGGGTTTTATGACCGCCTTGTTCGAGCGCTCCCCAGTCTTCAAGAACACCGCTGCAGTTATGGTGAGGCTGGTGGATTTCTCAAAAGAGTCGAGGAAGGCACTTGGCCAGCTCACATCCTTGAGCACCTCACCCTAGAATTACAAAATTTAGCCGGCATCCCCGGCGGCTTTGGTAAAGCGCGTGATGGTGATCGTCGCGGTGTTTACAAAGTCATGGTGAGTGCGATTAATGAAGAAGTAACACTCACTGCACTCAAATATGCGCGCGATTTATATCTTGCTCTAGCGCAAGACACCAAAGATCCAGTCGCACTAGTTGCCAGTATTCTTCAGGAACTGCGTGAGCTCGGCGATGATCTATTGCTCGGTCCCAGCACCGCCTGCATCGTTAATGCGGCTGAGGAGCGAGGCATCCCCTCCATCCGACTATCTGAGGGTAACTTAGTACAACTGGGTTATGGCGCTAAGCAGCGTCGTATCTGGACAGCAGAAACCGATCAAACTAGCGCCATCGCTGAAACAATTTCTCGAGACAAAGATCTCACGAAGAGTCTTCTGTCTAGCGCAGGGGTTCCAACCCCCGAGGGTCGCACCGTTACTAGTCCTGACGATGCATGGGAAGCGGCTCAAGATATCGGCCTACCAGTTGTTGTCAAACCGATCGACGGCAACCACGGCCGCGGTGTCTTTATCAATTTGTATACCCAACAAGAAATTGAAGCGGCCTATGCTGTCGCAATCGATGAAGGCAGCGAAGTTTTAGTAGAGCGGCACATCCTTGGTGATGAACATCGCCTACTCGTAGTTGGCAATAAAGTAGTCGCAGCGGCCAAAGGTGAGACTGTTTGGGTTACTGGTGATAACCAACATACCGTTCTTGAGTTGATTCAAATTCAAATTAACTCTGATCCACGTCGCGGCAAAAGTGAAGAATGTCCACTCAACCCAGTTCGTATTGACTCTGCGGTCGAATTAGAGCTTGCACGCCAAAAGTTAACCGGCAGCAGCATTCCAAGCTTAGATCAAAAAGTACTGATTCAAAGCAATGGTAATGTCGCCTTTGATGTCACCGACTTAGTTCATCCAGATGTAGCTAGTCAAGTTGCTCTTGCTGCCCGCGTAGTGGGATTAGAAATTGCTGGGGTTGACCTGGTTGCGCAAGATATTAGTAAGCCACTAGATGAGCAGAATGGGGCTATTGTTGAAGTGAATGCTGGCCCCGGTTTATTGATGCACTTAAAACCTGCCAGTGGTAAACCTCAACCGGTCGGCAAAGAGATCGCGAACCACCTCTTCCCACCAGGAGCTGATTTCCGCATTCCCGTGGTCGGAGTCTGTGGTGCTCGCGGCAAAACCCCTGTAGCTGAAATGATTGCCCACTTTTTGCGACTTACGAATTTGTATGTCGGCCTGTCTTGTAGCAAGGGTTTATTTTTTGGTCATCGCTCAATTCAAAAGAGCAATGCTGCTAACTGGGAAAATGCCCGCCGTACTTTATTGAATCGTGCAGTGGAAGCAGCCGTGATCGAGAATAATAATCTGTCTATGCTGATAGAAGGATTGGCCTACGACCGCTGCCAAGTTGGTGTTGTATTAAACGTAGATCCGAAAGCCAATTTTCCTCAATACGCTATTTATGATGAAGACCAGGTTTTTAGCATCGTTAGGACCCAAGTAGATGTGGTGCTACCCACGGGAGTTGCCGTTCTCAATGCTGATGATCCAATGGTTGCCAGCATGGCGGAACTCTGTGACGGCGAAGTTATTTTCTTTACTCAAGATTCCTCATCCCCGATTGCGCAAGAGCACCTTAAGAATGGTGGTCGCGTCGTGATGATCGGCAATCAACAGATTACTTTGAAGTCCGCTAAGCATGATCAAAAGAGTATTCCAGTACCACCTAACTCTGAGCCTAACGCCAGCGAGCCATGGAAACCATTAAATCTTGGCGCCGCGATTGCTGCAGCCTGGGCCTTAGACATTCCGTTCAACGTTATCGAAGCTGGTGCTGAAACTTTTGTTTCTGACGCTAGTATTCCAGTAGGGGCTTAA